Proteins from a genomic interval of Lysobacter arenosi:
- the imuA gene encoding translesion DNA synthesis-associated protein ImuA, which produces MGAVVAIDSLLDQRRLWKGQQRHVLPASPQPSGHAMLDAALPSGGWPDGALTELLIPADGVGELRLLWPALARLSQQEGTVVLVAPPYVPFAPAWQRAGVRLSQLQVIDTPPRDALWAAEQCLRSGACAAVLCWPLHADDRALRRLQVAAESGRCLGFAIRPAKAARNPSPAALRIAIDTDPQQLRVLKCRGGLAPTRPIAFDWQ; this is translated from the coding sequence ATGGGCGCGGTCGTCGCCATCGACAGCCTGCTGGACCAGCGCCGGCTCTGGAAAGGCCAGCAGCGCCATGTGCTGCCCGCCAGTCCGCAGCCGAGCGGGCACGCCATGCTCGATGCGGCGCTGCCTTCGGGTGGCTGGCCCGACGGTGCATTGACCGAACTGCTGATCCCGGCCGACGGCGTCGGTGAGCTGCGCCTGCTGTGGCCGGCGCTGGCGCGGTTGTCGCAGCAGGAGGGAACGGTTGTCCTGGTCGCGCCGCCATATGTGCCGTTTGCGCCGGCGTGGCAGCGCGCCGGCGTGCGCCTGTCGCAGTTACAGGTGATCGATACGCCGCCGCGCGATGCGTTGTGGGCGGCCGAGCAGTGCCTGCGTTCGGGTGCGTGCGCGGCGGTGCTGTGCTGGCCGCTGCACGCCGACGATCGCGCGCTGCGGCGGTTGCAGGTGGCGGCCGAGAGCGGGCGTTGCCTGGGCTTCGCGATCCGTCCGGCCAAGGCCGCGCGCAATCCTTCGCCGGCGGCGCTGCGCATCGCCATCGACACCGATCCGCAGCAGCTGCGCGTGCTCAAGTGCCGTGGCGGACTGGCGCCGACGCGGCCCATTGCCTTCGATTGGCAGTAA
- a CDS encoding Y-family DNA polymerase, whose protein sequence is MRWVCLLLPQLALDGVLRRQPMPDQPLALIDGPVQRRVLHSVNPAARALGLRPGQSLAAAQAINAGFTSVAFDAKDAAHWRDLVAAWAYRFSSQVSTQFSHAIVLEIGRSLKLFGPWPRLEAQMREELREMGFRHRLVAAPNPHAARVLANVHDGIGLTDESLLTGLGQIPVERAGLDRETAVSLSRMGLRHLRQVFELPRDSITRRFPKTVLPYLDALRGEMTLPLTLYRPPDVFDQRMEFDHEIESSQALLFPLRRLTADLATFLAGRDGGVQRFVLVLEHERCEDSEVTVGLLAPERAAATLFELTRGRLEQARVPAPVRGLRLLAQELPPFVPASRDLFDARSQQAMPWPQLRERLRARLGDDAVHGLAIRGDHRPERAWGVEAPVQRETAPPSLPRPGWLLHQPIPLRDHALTVLAGPERIESGWWDGFEVRRDYYLVETSNGQRAWAYCVAGERGPYMLHGWFA, encoded by the coding sequence ATGCGCTGGGTCTGCCTGCTGTTGCCGCAACTGGCGTTGGACGGTGTCCTGCGCCGTCAGCCGATGCCCGATCAGCCATTGGCGCTGATCGATGGGCCGGTGCAGCGGCGCGTGCTGCACTCGGTCAACCCGGCCGCGCGTGCGCTCGGACTGCGACCGGGGCAATCGCTGGCGGCGGCGCAGGCGATCAATGCCGGTTTCACCAGCGTCGCCTTTGATGCGAAGGACGCGGCGCACTGGCGTGACCTGGTCGCGGCCTGGGCCTACCGTTTCAGTTCGCAGGTCAGTACGCAGTTCTCGCATGCGATCGTGCTGGAGATCGGCCGCAGCCTGAAACTGTTCGGGCCGTGGCCGCGGCTGGAGGCGCAGATGCGCGAGGAACTGCGCGAGATGGGCTTCCGCCATCGCCTGGTCGCCGCGCCCAATCCGCATGCCGCGCGCGTGCTGGCCAATGTCCACGATGGCATCGGACTGACCGACGAAAGCCTGCTGACCGGCCTGGGGCAGATTCCGGTGGAGCGGGCCGGGCTCGATCGCGAGACAGCGGTGTCGCTGTCGCGCATGGGGCTGCGCCACCTGCGGCAGGTGTTCGAGCTGCCGCGTGACAGCATCACCCGGCGCTTTCCGAAGACGGTGCTGCCGTACCTCGATGCCCTGCGCGGCGAGATGACGCTGCCGTTGACCCTGTACCGGCCGCCGGACGTGTTCGACCAGCGCATGGAGTTCGACCACGAGATCGAATCCAGCCAGGCGCTGTTGTTCCCGCTGCGCCGACTGACCGCGGACCTGGCCACCTTCCTTGCCGGTCGCGACGGCGGTGTGCAGCGCTTCGTGCTGGTGCTCGAGCACGAGCGTTGCGAGGACAGCGAGGTCACGGTCGGCCTGCTCGCACCCGAACGCGCGGCGGCGACCTTGTTCGAACTCACCCGCGGCCGGCTCGAGCAGGCGAGGGTGCCGGCACCGGTGCGCGGCCTGCGCCTGCTTGCGCAGGAACTGCCGCCGTTCGTGCCGGCCAGCCGCGACCTGTTCGATGCCCGATCGCAGCAGGCGATGCCGTGGCCGCAATTGCGCGAACGACTGCGCGCGCGTCTGGGTGACGATGCCGTGCATGGCCTGGCCATCCGTGGCGACCATCGACCCGAACGCGCCTGGGGCGTGGAAGCACCTGTACAACGCGAGACTGCGCCGCCGTCGTTGCCGCGCCCGGGCTGGCTGCTGCATCAGCCGATCCCGCTGCGCGATCACGCATTGACCGTGCTTGCCGGGCCCGAGCGCATCGAATCGGGCTGGTGGGACGGCTTTGAGGTGCGCCGCGATTACTACCTGGTCGAAACGTCCAACGGACAGCGCGCCTGGGCCTATTGCGTCGCCGGCGAGCGCGGGCCGTACATGCTGCATGGGTGGTTCGCATGA
- a CDS encoding error-prone DNA polymerase yields the protein MSALSNSALPDYAELHCLSAFSFQRGASVAQELFDRAREQGYQALAITDECSLAGIVRALEASRKSGLPLIVGSEMRIEGGPAVVLLVADLDGYAALCRMITVARRRAEKGRYRLLREDFDGLPDGLLALWLPADGHDGEVDWLKSIFPERLWIAVELHRGPDDDDRLQVLRELGHRHGLPLVAAGDAHMHVRSRRVLQDTLTAIRHRTTVVEAGALLFANGERHLRTRRALSAIYPADLLAETVRVAERCRFTLDQLRYEYPRELVPEGHTAATWLRQLTEEGARWRWPKGTPDKARDQIEHELALISELRYESYFLTVHDIVRFARSRAILCQGRGSAANSAVCYALGVTELDPGAMNMLFERFLSRERNEPPDIDIDFEHERREEVLQYVFERYGRERAALVTVAISYRGKSAIRDVAKALGLPPDQVNELAATMERWSGELPMPEYLRERGFDPEAPILRRVLQLTGELIGFPRHLSQHPGGFVISEQPLHNLVPVENAAMDGRTVIQWDKDDLDVMQVSKVDCLALGMLTAVRKTLDRLRRHGHRDMTMADIPADDPDTYEMIGRADTVGVFQIESRAQMAMLPRLRPKNFYDLVIEVAIVRPGPIQGDMVHPYLRRRNGQEPVEYPPRLREVFERTLGVPLFQEQVMQLAIQAADYTPGEADELRRSMAAWKRHGGLEHHRERLTTRMLGNGYTLEFAERIFEQIKGFGSYGFPESHAASFALITYVTCWLKRHEPAAFACSLINSWPMGFYTPDQILQDVRRHGVRVLPVDVRFSDWDCSLERLRDQAEPSIRLGLRMIQGFDSVAAERIEAARARRAFDDVADLCERAALDRRQQGLLADAGALKSLAGHRHRARWAITGVERQLPLLGATVSGKETQIRLPMPTADEDLRADYALTGTTLGRHPLSYLRKALAARRCKGSTELDQVAHGRNVRTAGLVRGRQQPQTASGVIFVTLEDESGTINVVVWKHLAERQRRVLLESQLLAVEGRLERVDGVQHVIAQRLENYAELLGELDTSSRDFR from the coding sequence ATGAGCGCGCTCTCCAACAGCGCGCTGCCGGACTATGCCGAGCTGCATTGCCTGTCGGCCTTCAGCTTCCAGCGCGGCGCCTCGGTCGCGCAGGAGCTGTTCGACCGCGCCAGGGAACAGGGCTACCAGGCCCTGGCGATCACCGACGAATGCTCGCTGGCCGGCATCGTGCGCGCGCTGGAGGCGTCGCGGAAAAGCGGGCTGCCGTTGATCGTCGGCAGCGAGATGCGGATCGAAGGCGGCCCGGCCGTGGTGCTGCTGGTGGCGGACCTGGACGGTTACGCCGCGCTGTGCCGGATGATCACCGTCGCCCGGCGTCGCGCCGAGAAGGGCCGCTACCGCCTGTTGCGCGAGGACTTCGACGGACTTCCCGATGGCCTGCTGGCGTTGTGGCTGCCGGCCGACGGCCACGATGGTGAAGTCGACTGGCTCAAGTCGATATTCCCGGAACGCCTGTGGATCGCCGTCGAACTGCACCGCGGCCCGGACGATGACGACCGCCTGCAGGTGCTGCGCGAACTGGGCCATCGTCACGGCCTGCCGCTGGTCGCCGCCGGCGATGCGCACATGCACGTGCGTTCGCGCCGCGTGCTGCAGGACACGCTGACTGCGATCCGCCATCGCACCACGGTGGTCGAGGCCGGGGCATTGCTGTTCGCCAATGGCGAGCGCCACCTGCGCACGCGTCGTGCGCTGTCGGCGATCTACCCGGCCGACCTGCTGGCCGAAACCGTGCGCGTCGCCGAGCGCTGCCGCTTCACCCTCGACCAGCTGCGCTACGAATACCCGCGCGAACTGGTGCCCGAAGGCCACACCGCCGCGACCTGGCTGCGCCAGCTGACCGAGGAGGGCGCGCGCTGGCGCTGGCCGAAGGGCACGCCCGACAAGGCCCGCGACCAGATCGAGCACGAACTGGCGCTGATCTCCGAGCTGCGTTACGAGTCCTACTTCCTGACCGTGCACGACATCGTCCGCTTCGCCCGCAGCCGCGCGATCCTGTGCCAGGGCCGCGGCTCGGCCGCCAATTCGGCGGTGTGCTACGCACTGGGCGTGACCGAGCTCGACCCCGGGGCGATGAACATGCTGTTCGAGCGCTTCCTCTCGCGCGAGCGCAACGAGCCGCCGGACATCGACATCGACTTCGAGCACGAGCGCCGCGAGGAGGTGCTGCAGTACGTGTTTGAACGCTACGGCCGCGAGCGCGCGGCGCTGGTGACGGTGGCGATCAGCTACCGCGGCAAGAGCGCGATCCGCGACGTCGCCAAGGCGCTCGGGCTGCCGCCGGACCAGGTCAACGAACTGGCCGCGACCATGGAGCGCTGGAGCGGCGAACTGCCGATGCCCGAGTACCTGCGCGAGCGCGGCTTCGACCCGGAGGCGCCGATCCTGCGCCGGGTGCTGCAGCTCACCGGCGAGCTGATCGGCTTCCCGCGCCACCTGTCGCAACACCCGGGCGGCTTCGTCATCAGCGAGCAGCCGCTGCACAACCTGGTGCCGGTGGAGAACGCGGCGATGGACGGCCGCACCGTGATCCAGTGGGACAAGGACGACCTGGATGTCATGCAGGTGTCCAAGGTCGACTGCCTCGCCCTGGGCATGCTGACCGCGGTGCGCAAGACGCTCGACCGGCTGCGCCGGCACGGGCATCGCGACATGACCATGGCCGACATCCCGGCCGACGACCCGGACACCTACGAGATGATCGGCCGCGCCGACACCGTTGGCGTGTTCCAGATCGAATCGCGCGCGCAGATGGCGATGCTGCCGCGGCTGCGGCCGAAGAACTTCTACGACCTGGTGATCGAGGTCGCGATCGTGCGGCCGGGGCCGATCCAGGGCGACATGGTTCATCCCTACCTGCGCCGTCGCAACGGCCAGGAGCCGGTCGAGTACCCGCCGCGCCTGCGCGAGGTGTTCGAACGCACCCTGGGCGTGCCGCTGTTCCAGGAGCAGGTGATGCAGCTGGCGATCCAGGCCGCCGACTACACGCCGGGCGAGGCCGACGAACTGCGCCGCTCGATGGCCGCATGGAAACGCCACGGCGGACTGGAGCATCACCGCGAACGGCTGACCACGCGCATGCTCGGCAACGGCTACACGCTCGAGTTCGCCGAGCGCATCTTCGAGCAGATCAAGGGCTTCGGCAGTTACGGCTTCCCCGAGTCGCACGCAGCCAGCTTCGCGTTGATCACCTATGTCACCTGCTGGCTCAAGCGGCACGAGCCGGCGGCGTTCGCCTGCAGCCTGATCAACAGCTGGCCGATGGGCTTCTACACGCCCGATCAGATCCTGCAGGACGTGCGCCGCCATGGCGTGCGCGTGTTGCCGGTGGACGTGCGTTTCAGCGACTGGGACTGCAGCCTGGAGCGGTTGCGTGACCAGGCAGAGCCTTCGATCCGGCTCGGCCTTCGCATGATCCAGGGCTTCGACAGCGTCGCCGCCGAACGCATCGAAGCGGCGCGGGCACGGCGCGCGTTCGACGACGTCGCCGATCTGTGCGAACGCGCCGCGCTCGATCGCCGTCAGCAGGGCCTGCTGGCCGATGCCGGTGCGCTGAAGTCACTGGCCGGCCATCGCCATCGCGCGCGCTGGGCGATCACCGGCGTCGAACGCCAGCTGCCGCTGCTGGGCGCGACCGTGTCCGGCAAGGAAACGCAGATCCGCCTGCCGATGCCGACCGCCGACGAGGACCTGCGCGCCGATTACGCCCTGACCGGCACCACGCTCGGCCGCCATCCGCTGTCGTACCTGCGCAAGGCGCTGGCCGCGCGTCGCTGCAAGGGATCGACCGAACTCGACCAGGTCGCGCATGGCCGCAACGTGCGCACCGCCGGGCTGGTGCGCGGCCGCCAGCAACCGCAGACCGCCAGCGGCGTGATCTTCGTGACGCTGGAAGACGAATCGGGAACGATCAACGTCGTCGTCTGGAAGCACCTGGCCGAACGCCAGCGGCGGGTGCTGCTGGAGTCGCAGCTGCTGGCGGTGGAAGGGCGCCTGGAGCGCGTCGATGGCGTGCAGCACGTGATCGCACAGCGGCTGGAGAACTACGCCGAGCTGCTCGGCGAGCTGGATACCAGTTCGCGCGACTTCCGCTGA
- a CDS encoding MgtC/SapB family protein, protein MDWTLQLIVLGDAAIAMVLGGAIGFERELKNRPAGFRTHMLVAGAAALLVGLGQLVITDHRLDGEGLTLDPLRLVEAVIAGVSFIGAGTIFGHRGSQVVAGITTAASILMVAVIGVMAGFRYHLLALAATVLTLLVLAAVGSIERRMMAKVKDNGSDATKR, encoded by the coding sequence ATGGACTGGACGCTGCAGTTGATCGTGCTCGGCGACGCCGCCATCGCCATGGTGCTGGGCGGCGCGATCGGTTTCGAGCGCGAACTCAAGAACCGGCCGGCCGGTTTCCGCACCCACATGCTGGTGGCCGGCGCCGCCGCGCTGCTCGTTGGCTTGGGCCAACTGGTGATCACCGACCATCGCCTCGATGGCGAGGGACTCACGCTCGATCCGTTGCGCCTGGTCGAGGCGGTGATCGCCGGCGTCTCCTTCATCGGCGCCGGCACCATCTTCGGCCACCGCGGCTCGCAGGTCGTGGCCGGCATCACCACGGCGGCTTCGATCCTGATGGTGGCGGTGATCGGTGTGATGGCCGGGTTCCGCTACCACCTGCTGGCGCTGGCGGCGACGGTGCTGACGCTGCTGGTACTGGCCGCGGTCGGTTCGATCGAGCGGCGGATGATGGCGAAGGTGAAGGACAACGGCAGCGACGCCACGAAACGCTGA
- a CDS encoding GlsB/YeaQ/YmgE family stress response membrane protein has product MGIIIWLIVGGVIGWLASLVMRRDGQQGILLNIIVGIIGAFIGGWLGGVLGIGGGDINDGNFSIGGLLLSLLGAIVLLAIVNLFTRGRAR; this is encoded by the coding sequence ATGGGTATCATCATCTGGTTGATCGTCGGCGGCGTCATTGGCTGGCTTGCGAGCCTGGTCATGCGTCGCGATGGTCAGCAGGGAATCCTGCTCAACATCATCGTCGGCATCATCGGTGCCTTCATCGGCGGCTGGCTGGGCGGCGTGCTGGGAATCGGCGGCGGCGACATCAACGACGGCAATTTCAGCATTGGCGGCCTGCTGCTGTCGCTGCTGGGCGCGATCGTCCTGCTGGCCATCGTCAATCTGTTCACGCGCGGACGTGCGCGCTGA
- a CDS encoding GIY-YIG nuclease family protein has translation MAFIRTADPDRTRASSEGASYVYVLPCAGGEDLLKLGFSRHPLQRMQALQTRYFEFFDLDSAFLVETETVRDARDLELSLGHAIAVHAAPVPLVVREEAGGHSEWYRGAHAVLAAGIAALAARGYTVHHPLRPWLRRELLRSREDLFSWGTTLLDGLQGDAGWLDRPQMAQLRRHALDTLDAYAAVDIPVTDVLPDLLAQWYRRTTGNR, from the coding sequence ATGGCTTTCATCCGCACCGCCGACCCGGACAGAACCCGCGCCAGCAGCGAGGGGGCGAGTTACGTTTACGTGCTGCCGTGCGCCGGCGGCGAGGACCTGCTCAAGCTCGGCTTCTCGCGCCATCCGCTGCAACGCATGCAGGCGCTGCAGACCCGCTACTTCGAGTTCTTCGATCTCGACAGCGCTTTCCTGGTCGAGACCGAAACCGTGCGCGACGCGCGCGACCTGGAGCTGTCGCTGGGGCATGCGATTGCCGTGCACGCCGCGCCCGTCCCCCTGGTGGTGCGCGAGGAAGCCGGCGGCCACAGTGAGTGGTATCGGGGCGCCCACGCGGTCCTCGCCGCCGGGATCGCCGCCCTCGCTGCCCGTGGATACACCGTCCATCATCCGCTGCGGCCATGGCTGCGCCGCGAACTGCTGCGCAGTCGCGAGGATCTCTTCAGCTGGGGGACCACCCTGCTCGATGGTCTGCAGGGCGATGCCGGGTGGCTCGACCGGCCGCAGATGGCGCAGCTGCGCCGGCATGCACTCGACACGCTCGACGCGTACGCCGCAGTCGACATTCCCGTAACTGACGTACTGCCGGATCTGCTCGCCCAGTGGTACCGCAGGACAACGGGAAATCGATAA